The following proteins are co-located in the Enoplosus armatus isolate fEnoArm2 chromosome 8, fEnoArm2.hap1, whole genome shotgun sequence genome:
- the ankrd52a gene encoding serine/threonine-protein phosphatase 6 regulatory ankyrin repeat subunit C isoform X2, translating to MGVHNIADQPPLVQAIFNRNAEEVQLLLHNKEDVNALDQERRTPLHAAACVGDVHIMDLLIESGATVNAKDHVWLTPLHRAAASRNERAVGLLLRRGAEANARDKFWQTPLHVAAANRATRCAETLLTQLSNLNMADRTGRTALHHAAQSGFQEMVKLLLNKGANLSAIDKKERQPIHCAAYLGHAEIVKLLVSRSADKSCKDKQGYTPLHAAAASGHIEIVKYLLRMGTEIDEPNGFGNTPLHVACYTGQEAVATELVNHGANVNQPNKCGYTPLHLAAVSTNGALCLELLVNNGADVNQQSKEGKSPLHMAAIHGRFTRSQILIQNGGEIDCVDKYGNTPLHVAAKYGHELLISTLMTNGADTARRGIHGMFPLHLAVLYGFSDCCRKLLSSGQLYSIVSSMSKEHVLSAGFDINTPDNFGRTCLHAAASGGNVECLNLLLSSGTDLNKRDIMGRTPLHYAAANGRYQCTVTLVSAGAEVNEPDQTGCTPLHYSAASQAFSRVDRHFSGNHQNDEDEAKESYFCLEHLLDNGADPSMVNSKGYSAVHYAAYHGNKQNLELLLEMSFNALGDIESSIPVSPLHLAADKGHWQALRVLTETAAYVDMQDAAGRSVLYLAAQKGYARCVEVLLAQGASCLLNDNRLMWTPIHVAAANGHSDCLRMMIDYGEEGDLTNVADKFGQTPLMLAVLGGHTDCVHFLLERGALPDAKDKRDSTALHRGAVLGHDDSVTALLEHKASALCRDAQGRTPLHYAASRGHTEILASLVQATMATDPQDKLLDNKQYTPLHWAAYKGHEDCLEVLLEFKTFIHEEGNPFTPLHCALMNGHSGAAERLLESAGVHMINTRDAKGRTPLHAAAFAEDVAGLQLVLRHGAEINTVDKSGRSALMVAADKGHSGTVAILLHRAKADLTLLDENRNTALHLACSKAHEMCALLILGEIHSPTLINATNSALQMPLHLAARNGLATVVQALLSRGATVLAVDEEGHTPALACAPNKDVADCLALILSTMKPFPQRDPSSCSCSSPTVSPSPGLNLLKHCGITAACAPLPSNGLHNGYVKDRHGAPVGLDGCLSE from the exons ATGGGAGTACACAACATTGCAGACCAG CCTCCTCTGGTCCAGGCCATCTTCAATCGTAATGCTGAAGAAGTTCAACTATTATTGCACAATAAGGAGGATGTCAATGCACTG GACCAAGAGCGCCGTACGCCACTTCATGCTGCTGCCTGTGTGGGGGACGTCCATATAATGGACCTCCTCATTGAATCAG GTGCCACTGTAAATGCTAAAGACCATGTATGGTTGACCCCGTTGCACAGGGCGGCTGCTTCCAGGAATGAA AGGGCAGTGGGTCTGCTGCTGAGGCGCGGAGCAGAGGCAAACGCAAGAGACAAGTTCTGGCAGACGCCGCTGCATGTGGCTGCTGCCAACCGTGCCACGCGCTGTGCAGAGACCCTGCTGACCCAGCTGAGCAACCTGAACATGGCAGATCGAACTGGCAGAACTGCCCTGCACCACGCAGCTCAGAGTGGGTTCCAGGAG AtggtgaagctgctgctgaacaaAGGGGCCAACCTGAGTGCCATCGATAAGAAGGAGAGGCAGCCTATCCATTGTGCTGCTTACTTGG GGCATGCAGAGATTGTGAAGTTGCTGGTGTCCCGCAGTGCAGACAAGAGCTGCAAGGATAAGCAGGGCTACACACCGCTCCATGCCGCTGCTGCAAGTGGTCACATCGAAATTGTAAAGTACCTACTGAGGATGGGGACAGAG ATTGATGAGCCCAATGGCTTTGGAAACACTCCGCTCCATGTGGCTTGCTACACGGGGCAAGAGGCTGTGGCTACCGAGCTGGTGAACCATGGAGCTAATGTTAACCAGCCCAACAAGTGCGGCTACACCCCTCTGCACCTGGCCGCCGTCTCCACCAACGGCGCCCTCTGTCTGGAGTTGCTGGTCAACAATGGGGCAGATGTCAACCAGCAG AGCAAAGAAGGGAAGAGCCCCCTGCACATGGCAGCCATTCATGGACGCTTCACACGCTCTCAGATCCTCATCCAAAATG GTGGGGAAATTGACTGTGTGGATAAGTATGGCAATACTCCTCTCCACGTTGCTGCTAAGTACGGCCATGAACTGCTGATCAGCACTCTGATGACCAACGGAGCAGACACAGCCAG ACGTGGGATCCATGGAATGTTCCCCTTGCACTTAGCTGTGCTGTACGGGTTTTCAGACTGTTGTCGCAAGTTACTCTCCTCAG GTCAGCTGTATAGTATAGTTTCATCTATGAGTAAGGAGCACGTACTATCTGCTGGGTTTGACATAAACACCCCTGACAACTTTGGGAGGACCTGTCTACACGCTGCTGCCTCTGGAGG AAATGTTGAATGTCTGAACTTACTCTTAAGTAGCGGTACCGACTTGAATAAGAGGGACATAATGGGAAG GACACCGTTGCACTATGCGGCTGCTAATGGGAGGTACCAGTGCACTGTGACCCTGGTGAGCGCTGGCGCTGAGGTCAACGAGCCTGACCAGACAGGCTGTACTCCCCTGCACTACTCTGCTGCCTCCCAAGCCTTCAGCAG aGTTGATCGTCATTTTTCTGGGAACCATCAGAATGATGAGGATGAGGCGAAGGAGTCTTACTT ctgcttggAACATCTTTTGGACAATGGTGCTGATCCATCGATGGTCAACTCAAAGGGTTACAGTGCTGTTCACTATGCAGcttaccatggcaacaaacaGAATCTGGAGTTG ctCCTGGAGATGTCCTTTAATGCACTAGGAGACATAGAGAGCAGTATTCCAGTCAGTCCTCTGCATCTTGCT GCTGATAAGGGTCACTGGCAGGCGCTGCGTGTGCTGACGGAGACTGCAGCCTATGTGGATATGCAGGATGCTGCGGGCCGTTCTGTGCTCTACTTGGCTGCCCAGAAAGGCTACGCCCGCTGCGTGGAGGTGCTGTTGGCTCAGGGGGCCTCCTGCCTCCTCAATGACAACCGCCTCATGTGGACTCCAATTCATGTCGCAG CTGCCAATGGTCACTCGGACTGCCTGCGCATGATGATTGATTatggggaggagggggatcTCACCAACGTTGCAGACAAATTTGGCCA GACCCCTCTGATGCTAGCTGTTCTGGGAGGTCACACTGACTGTGTCCACTTCCTGTTGGAGAGGGGTGCCTTGCCAGATGCCAAGGACAAAAGGGACAGCACGGCTTTGCACAGAGGG GCGGTGTTGGGTCATGATGACTCGGTGACAGCCCTGCTGGAGCACAAAGCTTCTGCACTGTGTCGGGACGCCCAGGGTAGGACACCGCTGCACTACGCTGCATCCAGAGGCCACACAGAGATCCTGGCCAGTCTGGTGCAGGCCACTATGGCAACAGACCCACAAGATAAACTGCTGGACAACAAACAATACACCCCATTACACTGGGCTGCTTACAAAG GGCATGAAGACTGTTTGGAGGTTTTActtgaatttaaaacatttatccATGAAGAGGGAAACCCTTTCACCCCCCTGCACTGTGCTCT GATGAATGGCCACAGCGgtgctgcagagaggctgctggAATCTGCTGGGGTCCACATGATTAACACCAGAGATGCCAAAGGAAG GACCCCACTGCATGCTGCTGCATTTGCTGAGGATGTCGCGGGACTTCAGCTGGTGCTTCGCCACGGTGCAGAGATCAATACAGTGGACAAAAGCGGACGCTCTGCTCTGATGGTAGCTGCTGACAAGGGACACAGCGGCACCGTGG CCATCCTCCTTCACCGGGCCAAGGCTGACCTCACACTACTGGATGAGAACAGGAACACTGCCCTGCACCTGGCCTGCAGCAAG GCTCATGAGATGTGTGCCCTGCTGATTCTGGGGGAGATCCACAGTCCCACACTCATAAATGCCACCAACAGTGCTCTGCAAAT GCCCCTCCATCTTGCAGCACGTAATGGCCTGGCTACGGTGGTGCAGGCACTGCTGAGTAGAGGAGCCACTGTGCTGGCTGTGGATGAGGAAG GCCACACCCCAGCTCTGGCCTGTGCTCCCAACAAGGACGTGGCTGACTGCCTGGCTCTGATCCTCTCTACCATGAAGCCTTTCCCCCAGCGGGacccttcctcctgctcctgctcctctcccaCAGTCTCCCCCTCCCCGGGTCTCAACTTGCTGAAACACTGCGGCATCACCGCCGCCTGCGCCCCGCTGCCCAGCAACGGTCTCCACAATGGCTACGTCAAAGATCGTCACGGTGCACCGGTTGGCCTGGACGGGTGTCTGTCTGAGTGA
- the ankrd52a gene encoding serine/threonine-protein phosphatase 6 regulatory ankyrin repeat subunit C isoform X1, whose amino-acid sequence MGVHNIADQPPLVQAIFNRNAEEVQLLLHNKEDVNALDQERRTPLHAAACVGDVHIMDLLIESGATVNAKDHVWLTPLHRAAASRNERAVGLLLRRGAEANARDKFWQTPLHVAAANRATRCAETLLTQLSNLNMADRTGRTALHHAAQSGFQEMVKLLLNKGANLSAIDKKERQPIHCAAYLGHAEIVKLLVSRSADKSCKDKQGYTPLHAAAASGHIEIVKYLLRMGTEIDEPNGFGNTPLHVACYTGQEAVATELVNHGANVNQPNKCGYTPLHLAAVSTNGALCLELLVNNGADVNQQSKEGKSPLHMAAIHGRFTRSQILIQNGGEIDCVDKYGNTPLHVAAKYGHELLISTLMTNGADTARRGIHGMFPLHLAVLYGFSDCCRKLLSSGLSLLINKCVHPDSLNLLYPCLHTLGRSCYRQLFVRYPAGQLYSIVSSMSKEHVLSAGFDINTPDNFGRTCLHAAASGGNVECLNLLLSSGTDLNKRDIMGRTPLHYAAANGRYQCTVTLVSAGAEVNEPDQTGCTPLHYSAASQAFSRVDRHFSGNHQNDEDEAKESYFCLEHLLDNGADPSMVNSKGYSAVHYAAYHGNKQNLELADKGHWQALRVLTETAAYVDMQDAAGRSVLYLAAQKGYARCVEVLLAQGASCLLNDNRLMWTPIHVAAANGHSDCLRMMIDYGEEGDLTNVADKFGQTPLMLAVLGGHTDCVHFLLERGALPDAKDKRDSTALHRGAVLGHDDSVTALLEHKASALCRDAQGRTPLHYAASRGHTEILASLVQATMATDPQDKLLDNKQYTPLHWAAYKGHEDCLEVLLEFKTFIHEEGNPFTPLHCALMNGHSGAAERLLESAGVHMINTRDAKGRTPLHAAAFAEDVAGLQLVLRHGAEINTVDKSGRSALMVAADKGHSGTVAILLHRAKADLTLLDENRNTALHLACSKAHEMCALLILGEIHSPTLINATNSALQMPLHLAARNGLATVVQALLSRGATVLAVDEEGHTPALACAPNKDVADCLALILSTMKPFPQRDPSSCSCSSPTVSPSPGLNLLKHCGITAACAPLPSNGLHNGYVKDRHGAPVGLDGCLSE is encoded by the exons ATGGGAGTACACAACATTGCAGACCAG CCTCCTCTGGTCCAGGCCATCTTCAATCGTAATGCTGAAGAAGTTCAACTATTATTGCACAATAAGGAGGATGTCAATGCACTG GACCAAGAGCGCCGTACGCCACTTCATGCTGCTGCCTGTGTGGGGGACGTCCATATAATGGACCTCCTCATTGAATCAG GTGCCACTGTAAATGCTAAAGACCATGTATGGTTGACCCCGTTGCACAGGGCGGCTGCTTCCAGGAATGAA AGGGCAGTGGGTCTGCTGCTGAGGCGCGGAGCAGAGGCAAACGCAAGAGACAAGTTCTGGCAGACGCCGCTGCATGTGGCTGCTGCCAACCGTGCCACGCGCTGTGCAGAGACCCTGCTGACCCAGCTGAGCAACCTGAACATGGCAGATCGAACTGGCAGAACTGCCCTGCACCACGCAGCTCAGAGTGGGTTCCAGGAG AtggtgaagctgctgctgaacaaAGGGGCCAACCTGAGTGCCATCGATAAGAAGGAGAGGCAGCCTATCCATTGTGCTGCTTACTTGG GGCATGCAGAGATTGTGAAGTTGCTGGTGTCCCGCAGTGCAGACAAGAGCTGCAAGGATAAGCAGGGCTACACACCGCTCCATGCCGCTGCTGCAAGTGGTCACATCGAAATTGTAAAGTACCTACTGAGGATGGGGACAGAG ATTGATGAGCCCAATGGCTTTGGAAACACTCCGCTCCATGTGGCTTGCTACACGGGGCAAGAGGCTGTGGCTACCGAGCTGGTGAACCATGGAGCTAATGTTAACCAGCCCAACAAGTGCGGCTACACCCCTCTGCACCTGGCCGCCGTCTCCACCAACGGCGCCCTCTGTCTGGAGTTGCTGGTCAACAATGGGGCAGATGTCAACCAGCAG AGCAAAGAAGGGAAGAGCCCCCTGCACATGGCAGCCATTCATGGACGCTTCACACGCTCTCAGATCCTCATCCAAAATG GTGGGGAAATTGACTGTGTGGATAAGTATGGCAATACTCCTCTCCACGTTGCTGCTAAGTACGGCCATGAACTGCTGATCAGCACTCTGATGACCAACGGAGCAGACACAGCCAG ACGTGGGATCCATGGAATGTTCCCCTTGCACTTAGCTGTGCTGTACGGGTTTTCAGACTGTTGTCGCAAGTTACTCTCCTCAGGTTTGTctttgttaataaataaatgtgtgcacCCTGATTCACTAAATCTTCTGTATCCATGTTTACATACACTTGGACGTAGCTGTTACCGCCAGCTGTTTGTTCGTTACCCTGCAGGTCAGCTGTATAGTATAGTTTCATCTATGAGTAAGGAGCACGTACTATCTGCTGGGTTTGACATAAACACCCCTGACAACTTTGGGAGGACCTGTCTACACGCTGCTGCCTCTGGAGG AAATGTTGAATGTCTGAACTTACTCTTAAGTAGCGGTACCGACTTGAATAAGAGGGACATAATGGGAAG GACACCGTTGCACTATGCGGCTGCTAATGGGAGGTACCAGTGCACTGTGACCCTGGTGAGCGCTGGCGCTGAGGTCAACGAGCCTGACCAGACAGGCTGTACTCCCCTGCACTACTCTGCTGCCTCCCAAGCCTTCAGCAG aGTTGATCGTCATTTTTCTGGGAACCATCAGAATGATGAGGATGAGGCGAAGGAGTCTTACTT ctgcttggAACATCTTTTGGACAATGGTGCTGATCCATCGATGGTCAACTCAAAGGGTTACAGTGCTGTTCACTATGCAGcttaccatggcaacaaacaGAATCTGGAGTTG GCTGATAAGGGTCACTGGCAGGCGCTGCGTGTGCTGACGGAGACTGCAGCCTATGTGGATATGCAGGATGCTGCGGGCCGTTCTGTGCTCTACTTGGCTGCCCAGAAAGGCTACGCCCGCTGCGTGGAGGTGCTGTTGGCTCAGGGGGCCTCCTGCCTCCTCAATGACAACCGCCTCATGTGGACTCCAATTCATGTCGCAG CTGCCAATGGTCACTCGGACTGCCTGCGCATGATGATTGATTatggggaggagggggatcTCACCAACGTTGCAGACAAATTTGGCCA GACCCCTCTGATGCTAGCTGTTCTGGGAGGTCACACTGACTGTGTCCACTTCCTGTTGGAGAGGGGTGCCTTGCCAGATGCCAAGGACAAAAGGGACAGCACGGCTTTGCACAGAGGG GCGGTGTTGGGTCATGATGACTCGGTGACAGCCCTGCTGGAGCACAAAGCTTCTGCACTGTGTCGGGACGCCCAGGGTAGGACACCGCTGCACTACGCTGCATCCAGAGGCCACACAGAGATCCTGGCCAGTCTGGTGCAGGCCACTATGGCAACAGACCCACAAGATAAACTGCTGGACAACAAACAATACACCCCATTACACTGGGCTGCTTACAAAG GGCATGAAGACTGTTTGGAGGTTTTActtgaatttaaaacatttatccATGAAGAGGGAAACCCTTTCACCCCCCTGCACTGTGCTCT GATGAATGGCCACAGCGgtgctgcagagaggctgctggAATCTGCTGGGGTCCACATGATTAACACCAGAGATGCCAAAGGAAG GACCCCACTGCATGCTGCTGCATTTGCTGAGGATGTCGCGGGACTTCAGCTGGTGCTTCGCCACGGTGCAGAGATCAATACAGTGGACAAAAGCGGACGCTCTGCTCTGATGGTAGCTGCTGACAAGGGACACAGCGGCACCGTGG CCATCCTCCTTCACCGGGCCAAGGCTGACCTCACACTACTGGATGAGAACAGGAACACTGCCCTGCACCTGGCCTGCAGCAAG GCTCATGAGATGTGTGCCCTGCTGATTCTGGGGGAGATCCACAGTCCCACACTCATAAATGCCACCAACAGTGCTCTGCAAAT GCCCCTCCATCTTGCAGCACGTAATGGCCTGGCTACGGTGGTGCAGGCACTGCTGAGTAGAGGAGCCACTGTGCTGGCTGTGGATGAGGAAG GCCACACCCCAGCTCTGGCCTGTGCTCCCAACAAGGACGTGGCTGACTGCCTGGCTCTGATCCTCTCTACCATGAAGCCTTTCCCCCAGCGGGacccttcctcctgctcctgctcctctcccaCAGTCTCCCCCTCCCCGGGTCTCAACTTGCTGAAACACTGCGGCATCACCGCCGCCTGCGCCCCGCTGCCCAGCAACGGTCTCCACAATGGCTACGTCAAAGATCGTCACGGTGCACCGGTTGGCCTGGACGGGTGTCTGTCTGAGTGA